One part of the Raphanus sativus cultivar WK10039 chromosome 7, ASM80110v3, whole genome shotgun sequence genome encodes these proteins:
- the LOC108807420 gene encoding protein FATTY ACID EXPORT 1, chloroplastic, translating to MNQKKQICFDFCTSNFLSLRSENMATKTSQLACFSSTTNRQFHFQNRPFQCLRSRPECFVVRSLDGNSSETTPASLSYTAAEVSKPFVEKTPEPVEEHVATAQPKRAAKIHDFCFGIPYGGLVMSGGLLGFAFSRNLTSLSTGVLYGGGLLALSTLSLKIWRQGKSSFPYILGQAVLSAVVFWKNFTAYSMNKKLFPAGIFAVVSAAMLCFYSYVVLSGGNPPPKKLKPSY from the exons ATGaatcaaaaaaaacaaatctgcTTTGACTTTTGCACTTCCAATTTTTTGAGTCTCAGATCTGAAAATATGGCGACGAAAACCTCTCAGCTTGCGTGTTTCTCCTCCACCACCAATCGCCAATTCCACTTCCAAAACCGACCGTTTCAATGCCTTAGGTCTCGCCCCGAG TGTTTTGTAGTTAGAAGCCTTGATGGGAATAGCTCAGAAACAACACCAGCTTCTCTGAGCTATACAGCAGCTGAAGTTTCTAAACCTTTTGTTGAGAAAACACCAGAACCGGTAGAGGAGCATGTTGCCACGGCACAGCCGAAAAGAGCAGCAAAGATCCACGACTTCTGTTTCGGCATTCCTTATG GTGGTCTCGTTATGAGTGGAGGGTTGCTTGGATTTGCGTTTTCACGGAACCTAACAAGTTTAAGTACTGGGGTCCTCTACGGTGGTGGCCTTCTAGCTCTTAGTACTTTGAGCTTAAAGATTTGGCGTCAGGGAAAATCTAGTTTCCCTTATATACTTGGTCAAGCAG TGCTTTCAGCTGTCGTCTTCTGGAAGAACTTCACTGCTTATTCTATG AATAAGAAGCTGTTTCCTGCTGGTATTTTTGCTGTCGTCAG TGCTGCCATGTTGTGTTTCTATTCATATGTGGTGCTCTCTGGAGGAAACCCACCTCCAAAGAAATTGAAACCTTCATACTGA